The following are encoded together in the Anoplopoma fimbria isolate UVic2021 breed Golden Eagle Sablefish chromosome 9, Afim_UVic_2022, whole genome shotgun sequence genome:
- the LOC129096102 gene encoding intercellular adhesion molecule 1-like, translated as MFTPAPPLPLQISSPSLSEAILPSPPSPSLSDFQTTEDVNCTLTMTPSILVVRFGDPVKATCSVPKMRFYGLGWEVSLASPELMMNRTLVWSVDKMTEWSIKPKCYALSEKGDCHIELPVIVYKPPDNVSISFVNHTGPMFEGHQYTLQCSVEKVAPVENLVVTFYRGRRALGQRWSKHNDTEKKPLTEIFSLDIIPSKEHNGAQYWCEAKLELGPEGPQPPPVVTSQKISTTVYFGPQLMCLRKLQVREGEGLSCEVRGNPQPLVTWFRDGQEVALPTHSSRMHAGIYTVSATGVLGQRNLTVEVEVEVLPGSGTTNCYNKHFLLAIMLIQMFNWL; from the exons ATGTTCACACCTGCTCCACCTCTTCCACTGCAAatttcatctccctctctgtcagAGGCAATCCTCCCATCTCCaccctctccgtctctcagtGACTTTCAGACAACAGAAGACGTCAACTGCACTCTGACGATGACTCCGTCCATTCTGGTGGTCAG GTTTGGAGATCCAGTCAAAGCGACCTGCTCTGTACCAAAGATGAGATTTTATGGTCTTGGCTGGGAAGTCTCACTG GCATCTCCTGAACTCATGATGAATCGGACTCTGGTCTGGAGTGTTGACAAGATGACTGAATGGAGCATTAAGCCTAAATGCTACGCGCTATCTGAAAAGGGGGACTGCCACATAGAGCTCCCTGTAATAGTCTACA AGCCTCCAGATAACGTGTCCATCAGCTTTGTTAATCACACAGGGCCGATGTTTGAGGGTCATCAGTACACTCTGCAGTGTTCAGTAGAGAAAGTGGCTCCTGTTGAAAACCTCGTTGTGACCTTCTACAGAGGACGGAGAGCACTGGGTCAACGATGGTCCAAACACAACGACACAGAGAAGAAACCACTGACTGAGATCTTCTCTTTAGACATCATCCCCAGTAAAGAACACAATGGAGCCCAGTATTGGTGTGAAGCAAAGCTAGAACTGGGACCTGAAGGACCACAGCCCCCTCCAGTGGTGACGTCACAAAAAATCAGCACCACTGTGTACT TTGGTCCTCAGCTCATGTGTCTGAGAAAGCtgcaggtgagagagggagagggccTCAGCTGTGAGGTGAGAGGAAACCCTCAGCCGCTGGTCACATGGTTCAGAGACGGACAGGAGGTCGCCCTGCCCACTCACTCAAGCagaatgcatgctgggatataCACAGTCTCTGCAACAGGAGTTCTCGGACAGAGAAACCTCacagtggaggtggaggtggaggtccTTCCTGGCAGtg GAACTACAAACTGCTATAATAAACATTTCCTGTTGGCCATCATGCTGATTCAGATGTTTAACTGGCtgtaa
- the LOC129096138 gene encoding LOW QUALITY PROTEIN: ubinuclein-1-like (The sequence of the model RefSeq protein was modified relative to this genomic sequence to represent the inferred CDS: substituted 2 bases at 2 genomic stop codons), with protein MAESRRVQLTTLSSDYVPSSSDKPAPDQKPPSGELQEKDDGPAGATDTDTVRLQLTLFEPDESSFPEFSYIQLVDNKTNHKKEKAPLSRFEKEEKREDDEVTAISRKLEEKYGDKPKKKKKKEDRIQDLIDIGFGYDDEDSFIDNSEAELXGLIXTGYDEFVPASITTSFGGFYVNSGVLHFRQASETEDLATEEETIEPSKKRKVNGGLDKPKKKRCREGGAIIRNVDPKSSTFSEIGPDDEMKKKKKKKPAGPLSVTSMLKKFQREKEKERQKMEKGNRRSSPIMGAMTIPLCPADAGGGGGSGLTDPLLSLIGSTNDHTLIQAANAVDFDTDLDSLLEVTEQMSSPKKVPQPDLQLYRPKADVPTQPDGAAPQVQPPNAETNLQLKPQSEQIQLSTQTSSTSPHQCVPLPEGLPPRLEDSIRKLMAVAKTSEGESKLKFFTPEINSILLDIEVQCREQGVQLRSKVYTHLSSFLPCSRDTLLKRVKKLFLAHVEEPPDVDDLMQKLKEAISRAMPEQMASFNEICEVYEQVKTSKATEEEKEGKQKVNVGPEDNVEEKGGRRGGGGPKKSFKWNEEIRESLCEVLRVRMERYKKEGKGSLEMEHHLKTFLDNEVQPLWPKGWMQSRVLMRESRKMLSLFTSLPVKRARSEKKQPSVGGPPAPSDGCSVLQGPPPLKGLTDETDDVIIVSSNINDSTPLVTEKKEVPVLIKVEGKTGEVAVDAGSSAPSEAFKPPVNATSAPTQSLLGLLADQALARGQPLPVSQELLAAAIAKYKRSVQTWSIGMDTKSPPLPPPAPQSSPVGFPLSGMCHVFPQLLQVGDFARHMDASHVQIISDDDDITIQ; from the exons ATGGCTGAGTCTCGGAGGGTTCAGTTGACCACGTTGTCCAGTGATTATGTGCCTTCATCCTCTGACAAACCTGCCCCGGACCAGAAGCCTCCCTCAGGTGAGCTGCAGGAGAAGGACGACGGTCCAGCCGGAGCCACCGACACCGACACAGTCCGGCTGCAGCTCACCTTGTTCGAGCCCGATGAGAGCAGCTTTCCGGAGTTCAGCTACATCCAGCTGGTTGACAACAAG ACCAAccacaaaaaagagaaagcccCACTGAGCAGAtttgaaaaggaagaaaagcgGGAGGACGATGAAGTCACTGCTATTTCAAGGAAGTTGGAAGAAAAATAT GGTGAtaaaccaaagaagaagaagaagaaggaggaccGCATTCAGGACTTGATTGATATTGGATTCGGTTATGATGACGAAGATTCTTTCATTGACAACTCTGAGgctgagctgtaaggtcttatatagacaggt TACGACGAGTTTGTGCCGGCCTCCATCACAACCAGCTTTGGTGGATTCTATGTAAATTCGGGCGTGCTTCACTTCCGCCAGGCTTCTGAGACCGAGGACCTCgccacagaggaggaaacaattGAGCCCTCAAAA AAACGTAAAGTCAATGGAGGACTGGATAAGCCAAAGAAGAAGCGCTGCAGAGAAGGTGGTGCGATCATAAGAAATGTGGATCCCAAGTCAAG CACTTTCTCTGAAATCGGACCGGACGacgagatgaagaagaaaaagaagaaaaagcctGCGGGCCCTTTGAGCGTCACCAGCATGTTGAAGAAGTTTcaaagggagaaggagaaggagcgaCAGAAGATGGAGAAAGGGAATCGGAGGAGTTCTCCCATCATGGGTGCTATGACCATCCCTCTGTGTCCGGCGGATGCAGGCGGAGGCGGAGGGTCCGGACTGACCGACCCGCTCCTCAGTTTAATCGGCTCAACCAATGACCACACTCTCATCCAAGCAGCCAACGCAGTGGACTTCGATACCGATTTAGATTCTTTATTAGAAGTCACTGAACAGATGTCGTCACCAAAGAAGGTTCCTCAACCTGACCTGCAGCTTTACAGACCCAAAGCTGACGTTCCGACCCAGCCCGATGGTGCCGCCCCTCAAGTCCAACCTCCAAACGCAGAGACTAACTTGCAGCTGAAACCTCAATCGGAGCAAATCCAGCTCTCTACCCAGACCAGCTCTACCTCACCTCATCAGTGTGTCCCGCTGCCGGAGGGGCTTCCACCGAGACTGGAGGACAGCATTCGAAAACTCATGGCG GTTGCCAAGACCTCAGAGGGAGAGTCGAAGCTCAAGTTCTTCACTCCAGAAATCAACTCGATCCTACTAGA TATCGAGGTGCAGTGTCGGGAGCAGGGCGTCCAGCTGCGCTCCAAGGTGTACACGCACCTGTCCTCTTTCCTGCCCTGCAGCAGAGACACGCTCCTCAAACGCGTGAAGAAGCTGTTTCTCGCACACGTG GAGGAGCCCCCCGATGTGGACGATCTCATGCAGAAACTTAAGGAGGCCATCAGCAGAGCTATGCCCGAACAGATGGCGTCCTTCAACGAAATCTGCGAAGTTTATGAGCAAGTCAAGACTTCAAA ggcaacagaggaggagaaagaaggcAAGCAGAAGGTGAATGTTGGCCCAGAGGACAAtgtggaggagaaaggagggagaagaggaggaggagggcctAAGAAGTCCTTCAAATGGAACGAAGAGATCAG GGAGAGCTTGTGTGAGGTGTTACGGGTGAGAATGGAGAGATATAAAAAGGAAGGGAAAGGGAGTCTGGAGATGGAGCACCACCTGAAGACCTTTTTAGACAATGAGGTCCAACCGCTCTGGCCAAAGGGGTGGATGCAATCCAG GGTGCTGATGAGGGAGAGCAGGAAAATGTTGAGCCTCTTTACGTCATTACC AGTAAAGAGGGCCCGTTCTGAGAAGAAACAGCCGTCTGTCGGCGGCCCTCCTGCTCCGTCAGACGGCTGCAGTGTCCTCCAGGGGCCTCCACCACTGAAAGGTCTCACCGACGAGACCGACGACGTCATTATCGTGAGCTCAAACATCAACGATTCCACGCCGCTTGTCACTGAGAAGAAGGAGGTCCCTGTCCTGATCAAGGTTGAAGGTAAAACAGGCGAGGTGGCAGTAGATGCTGGTTCTTCCGCACCTTCAGAGGCTTTCAAACCTCCGGTCAACGCCACATCTGCTCCGACTCAGTCTCTTCTGGGTCTCCTCGCCGACCAAGCGCTGGCTCGTGGGCAGCCTCTCCCGGTATCTCAGGAGCTCCTCGCAGCAGCTATCGCGAAATACAAACGTTCGGTTCAGACCTGGAGCATAGGGATGGACACCAAaagtcctcctcttcctcctcctgctcctcagtCCAGCCCGGTCGGGTTTCCGCTGAGTGGGATGTGTCATGTTTTCCCCCAGCTGCTGCAGGTTGGAGACTTTGCCAGGCACATGGATGCAAGCCATGTGCAGATCAtctctgatgatgatgacattaCTATACAATGA